The genomic interval gttgtttttctttcactttTGGTTTTAGTAGGCGTTGTTAACTTTTCTGGAGCCTCTAGTGTTACTATAAGTTCTTCGAGATTATTATCGACGCCTTCAATGTTCTTCTTAAGAGGCATTTCATCCAATTCCGCAGGCCGATCCATGTAACAGGATTTTGAACGGCTGCGAAGTTGTTTTTTAGGTGGTTCCACCTTGTTATTAAGAGCATCTTTGAAATCTTTTGAAGTGGTAGCTAACTCATCCCGAGAAGTGAACGACACGATTCGTTTACGAGTAGAGGACTTTTTAGTCTCCATTTTTGGCGCGCTGATATCTGGTAGCTCGTTTCGGGATGAAACTGTTTGCCTACGCTGGCGAATAgagccttttttggtttctgcCAACTTTTCCTTATTATCTACTGATATCATGGTCGGGATTTTTAGGCAGGACTTAAGATTGGAGTTGAGTTTGACCTCTATATTGTTATTTACAGTATCATTAGCATTATCTTGCTTTTCAACATCGGCGGCGGAGCTGATACTGCCGGTAGTTTTATCGTTTTTTAATAGGACTGATAATTTACGAACAGCTGGAGGATCCGGAGTCGTGCTGTCGGCTGTGTTGAAGACAAAGCAATATATCATATTGATGatagttaatttatttgcatacttaCCCTGGCCCACAACATGATCGTTTAAGGATCTTGTTTTGGAGTGGCATCCCTTTTGTTCTGTTTGTGGTGCAATCCCTTCATTGGCTGTATCGTCGTCACTGGAGGATGAGATGCGCATTGCCATCTTTGGGTGTTTTGCTCCAATGTCTAGCTCTGAGTCAGCATCTTCCTCTTCATCCTCCACCGGATAGGTTTGCGACATTTCGATGACGTCTGGTACCACCTTTTGGCTGAGCAGCTTTGACCAATCCGCAACCTTATCATATAGCTCCTCATCATCGGAATCGCTAATGTAGACAATGTCGTCGTAAGCTTGCTTCGATGGCGAACCTTCAGCCAAGTTCCCCAGGTCATTGGTCTGCAAAAAGAAGTCCTCTTCTCCATCGCTTACGGCCATTTCGGCCTTCATTTCCCTGAGCACTGCCTGAGACATGGCGAAACTCTCATCATACTCTTCTTCATCGTCTACTTCCTGCGCTGGCGGAGGGTTACCCTTAACTGCTTGCATATCCGACTGAGCAGGGTCTATGTTTTCTTGTGGCTCCGAAATGCTCCTCTTATCCGCATCCGTGTCCAGTTCTATACAGTCGCCGTCGtgtatttttttgtgagtTATAACATTGCTCGCAGCCTTGTTGCTGAGCTTGTTATAAAGATATGGATTTAGTTCCAATACAGAGTCGAGAATAGCTTGGTTTGGAtccccaaaaatgttttgtatcTCTTCTGAAGTATGCTTTACGATCTCCTGCTTAACTTCTGTAAGTTTTGGTAGATGCAGACTGGTACTCGATGGTAGTTCTTCCGCCTCCTCCTTGCCGGTGTCCTTTTCGATGGCAAAGTTTGGTAGTTGCTGTTTGAGATTGAACTCGGTGGGCTGATTGCCACTGGGAGATCGCACGGGGGGCAGTGGTGTTGTATCGTCATCGTCGGAGGATAGAACGATTTCTTCAACTACCGGCTCCTTTTTCTTTAGGGTAAAAATAGCATGAATGCCTGTAATTTCATTGAGGCTGATTCCCGTGACTCCGAGGCTGATTGTTGAGCCCTCTGCCACTGCCAAACGATTGATCTTGTCGCCCAGCTTTCCTCCATTGATGAAAAGCCCATTCAGGGGGTGCTGTGATAAAGGCATAGAGGATGTGATGCATGTGAGTGGGTGAGCTGCGATAACCTACCAGAGACTGCACTTCTACGCCCTTTTCGCTGACGATGATATTGGCGTGTTCCCGGGACACAAATTGGTACTGTCCTCCCAAGATTATCCTGCATCGCGAGTGGCGACCCACCAAATTAGTCCCATTGTGCAGAATAAGCCTGGCGCCAGTGGTCACATGTTCCAGGTACCACACGCTGCTCATCCTGGCCAACCGTGCCGTCACTCTTCGTTCtcaactaaataaaattaaggAAGTAAAAATTGCTGACTTTGAGTAAAAATTGAACATTAAATGTGCGCGACGCTGCATGCACTTACGATAACAACTTATCTAGCCAGTGGCTGCATTTTGCACTGTGTTCTCTATGCAAATGCGCAATTTCTTTTATAAGACATCACtttagaaatattaatatttatatgtagtTGTTAAAACGAGAAGCTGTTCTGGTGGTCAACAATCGTGTTAATCGTTTTCAAAACTACGCAACAAGAGGCACTGTTTTGGTCAGCGGTAAACAGTAAATGGCAGTGCTGTAAAGCGAGTTTTGGTAGTGCATTGTCAAGTAAGTTCATTTCAGCCGGTTGTGATTATTTTGGTAGCACAGCCGTTAACATTTGACAAAGCTTCGATATATAATTAGGacatgaaataaataattatgttcACCGAGTATgttatatttacaaataatgtCAATAAACTAACGACCGTTATGGGAAATGGCTTTACAAACACTTAAGTGGAGACTCGATCCCTGTCATAAACTTCGCTTATTTACTGCAGCCCTGGTCTACGTTTTCTATCATTTCCCCGCGACGGTTACACTATTACGCGCCAAATGGcgaataaacaaaaattgtgcaataaaagaaatttagATTTGAGCGTGGAATCAACAAGCGAAAGCCATGCCAAGCGTCAGTGCACCGAAAACCTGTTTTGGCCGGAGGGCGACGACAACGACAGCTTCTTTTCCAATGCCCAACTGGCGGATTTGCTGGACGGACGGAACGAGGAGCTCTTTGGGACGCAGCCGACAACCAGTAGTTGCAAGATTACTCAAAGTGGATCGGATGATGGACTGGGACTCTTCGCGGACACATCCTTTCCAAGCACACAGAAGGTTCCATCGAACAGTGTCTCTAAACCTAATGAAACCAGTGTGCCACCAACTGATAACCATCAAATTAACCTGGCAGACGAGGATAATGCCGACGAGGTGTTTAAGAAAATCAACCTCAATGATCTGAGCATAGCCGAAATGGAGGATATATTCCATGGCGCTGAAGATTTTAGTGAACCCATGGTTCAAAACACACAACTCTTCTTGGACGCGATGACCTTTAAGAGGCCCAAGACTCCGGAGAAGCTACTGCCTCCCGTTAAAGATGATTCCATGTCTTTCATTTCCAAATCTGTGCTAGAGGGCATAGTGCAGGGCACACAGTATGTGACCAGCGAGGAGCTAAAGAACCAATCCATCCTAGATCCAGTTAATTGGGAAACGCAGGCTTTTGCTGACTTCGAGAAAAATAACCAAATTGTGGACAAATTTCCTAGCAAGGGCGAATTCTATGGCCTGCCGGATAAGGTCAAGAAGATGATTCTGGAACACAAAGGCATCAATAGTCTTTATGGTATGACTGACAACGGAAAAACAATATGAGTACACTCGACATTTACCTATTAATCCCGCAGAATGGCAGGACGAGTGCCTGAATCTACCTGCGATCAGGCAGCGCAAAAATCTTATCTATGCTTTGCCCACAAGTGGTGGAAAAACCCTAGTGGCTGAAATCCTTATGCTGCGTGAATTACTTTGCCGCGAACGCAATGTGTTGTTCATCCTGCCATATGTGTCAATTGTCCAGGAGAAGGTCAGCGCCATGTCACCATTTGCAATCGACCTGGACTTTATTGTGGAGGAGTACACGGCCGGCAAGGGCAAGTGTCCGCCTCAGCCGCGTCGCAAAAGACGTAGTCTCTTTATTGCCTCCATCGAAAAGGGAGCTGTTCTAATGGACAGCTTGATAGACGTACAACGTCCCCATGAGATAGgactggtggtggtggatgaGCTGCATTTGATAGGCGAAAGAGGTAGAGGGGCCACCTTGGAGGCTTTCCTTACCAAAGTGATGTTTCTAAATGGTAAGTGGatcttttgtgatatttttttgtacagATTAATAGAATTTCTGCTTTTAGCTAATATTCAAATTGTTGGCATGAGTGCCACAATAGGAAACCTCAGCGAAATATCCTCCTTTTTGAATGCTGATGTCTATACAAGGGGCTTTCGCCCTGTAGAGCTTAAGGAGTACATTAAATGTGGCCCTGACTTGATGGAGATTAACTCGTCTGGTCAAACGTTGGAAGAGATATTTGTTCCGAGCCGCAGTGTTGACTACAATGTAAGAAATATTCGCATAAGTCGTTTTGAACTACAAGATTTTGCTTTACTATCTATTTGCAGTACAGTGAAGCCGTCAAACGCGCCGATCCCGATCATTTGGCTGGTTTAATCAGTGAATGTGCACCGGAACACTGCTGCCTGGTTTTCTGTCCCAGTCGGAAAAATTGTGAGAACGTGGCGCTACTTCTTAGTCGTATTGTGCCTaagcaaaaattttttgaGCATCGCCGTAGCGAGAAGTTGGATCTAATGGATGCTCTGGACAAGATGTGCGGCATACTCAGCCCGGTGTTGGCGAAAACCCTACCCTATGGCATTGCCTATCATCATTCGGGCTTGACAACCGATGAGAGGAAGTACATTGAGACTGCCTATAGATTTGGAGTTGTCACAGTTATTTGTTGCACCTCCACATTGGCTGCTGGGGTAAACCTTCCAGCCAAGCGGGTAATCATACGAGCTCCGTATGTGGGCCAGGAATTTATGACCCTGTGCAAGTATAAGCAAATGGTTGGACGAGCAGGTCGCGCCGGATTGGGCGAAGCTGGCGAGAGTATCCTGATAGCACAGAGCAAAGACAACTTGCTGGTCGGTCAAATGCTTTTCTCGCCCATGGACAAGGCTCTAAGTTCATTGGATCAACAGGAGGCAGTTGGACTGCAAGTAAGTTTACGAAATTCACCTAGTATGCTCTAATATATATCGTCCTGATGGACTTTGAAATGTGGAGAACTGCAACCCTAGAGCTTCTTTCTTATATTATTTACTATTCTAGTTTTACTActtacaattaatttttaaattgcgAATATTTTTGGAAACTAGCCGATTTGTATGCAATTTTTGTTCTTGCTGTCACTGACTTGAAAGATTTTTGAAGACTGAAGAAGACAAACGAGAAAGTATGGCCTTTAAATTTACCTGACCAAAGTGACCGCCTCGTAACAACTAAATTATCTTACCTGGCAACGATTTGTGAAATTATGGTAAAACTATTTTCATGCGATGAAAGGAATAAGTAGGatatgatttaatttaatttattgacaaatattttctttaaataaccaaaataccattttctttttctagtCGCTTATCCTCAGCGTGGTTGGTTTGAATTTAGCAGAATGTCGTCGGGATTTGAATCGTCTGGTTAACAGCACCCTGTTGTCTGTGCAGGCTAAATCCCTGGATGTGGCCGTGGACGAGATTGTGCTCCGTATTCTTCGAGagatgtttaaaaataaagtgctGCAGCTTACCGAGCCGCCAGCCAAATCCAAGATCAATTCTTCGGATATTATAACCTCGCAGGATGTGAGTCAGACCAATAGGCCTGCCGGCGAGCGACGTTTGCTCATTGGGCAGTCGACCCCATTCAAGCTAACCAATATTGGAAGAGCTGCTTTTAAGGCGGGCATTGACTACAAGCGGGCGAATGCCATTCACAAGGAGCTCAAGCAGGCCCAGCAGCAGCTTATCCTGACCCACTACATGCACTTGCTGTACCTGGTCGTGTGCTTTAACTCGAACGAAAGGGGCGATGAGTTGTTTCCGGCAGATGCCAGCATACTCTTTGGAGTTTACACCTCGCTGCCACTGGACTCGCAGGCACTGTTCCAGCAACTTGGGTTTACAGAGGCCCACGCAGCTCGCCTTTTTAAGACGCAGTCGGTGCAGGGTCCATTGTCCCTGCAGCTGAATCGCCTCTATAAGGTACTTATTCTGGCGGACATCCTGAACCTCCTGCCGCTTCCCTCTGTGGCCAGCAAGTACAACGTGGAGCGGGGTACTTTGCAGCATCTAATCAGCCAATCTACTGCAGCCGCGAGTGCCATTGTCCGCCTGTGCGAGGAGTTGGAGGAGTTCTGGTGCTATAAACCATTGTTTGAACGGATCCTGAACAAAATGGATCGATGCGGCACTTTTGAGCTGGAGCCGCTAATGGAACTGCCGGCGGTTAAGATTGTGAGTAGCAAAGTTTATAGAAAACATAtagtaattaattaaactaCTCTTCTAGAATCGCGCCCGACAGCTGTATGCTGCGGGTTTTCAAACCATTGAGGATATAGCCAGAGTCAAACCGACGCACTTAGTGCAATCCTTAGAGCACATGCCTCTCAGAGTTGCCACGGAAATTGTCTCGGCAGCAAAGGTATAGATTGTTTTTTTATTCTGAAACCCATTTGATTAGCTAATATCGAATGTTTTCTAGATCATTCTGATGAAAAAGCTTGACCACTTGGAAGAGGAAACGGAGAACCTCAAGCACTGTTTACAAACGTCTGATCAAAATTAGCAGGATGAAAAGACAAGTAAAAACAGTAGCTTTAGTgggttttaaatttatttcagtttttgtttcgattgtTATGCACTCCGACTTAAGTCTTGCATCTGGGTTCTCCACAACGAACACGATCTCCGACGAAGCTTAAATATTATGGacaatttgtatgcaaattgccGTTTTAAATTAACACATTAGGTATTTTTCATTCTATATGTAGATCAAGGACATCAATTCATATTTTCCTTGTTGTTCTGTTCTGCTGGATATTTTATGCAATGCTATTTGATTAATCGAAGATAATCAAGTAGGAGAGagttatttttataaactacTAGATACGAGCTAGCAGACAAATTCGCAAGCTGCTACTATCACGACATTTGAGTATTATACAACGTATATATAAGTGGTGGGTTCAGGACATATATAGCTCATGCTGCAAAAATAGCACAAGCGATCGAGGGTAAAATTTGAAAAGGCTTTTTGCAGAACGAACCAAAAAATTTGTCTGATAAAAGTTAGCTGTAGGTTATCATCGGTTATGTTGCTTTTCGGCGGCTATTGCTTCATATGTCCCGAACCATTGCGAATTACGAGTACGTTTTGTGCGGCTAAACGACTAAGGTAGAGACAGATTTGTTTAAGAAGTTGGAGCCGTGCACCAAATTGGAACTCTCCTTGTGTGGGGGAAACTTATTTACAGCTGAAGAAACTGAAATCCAAAGATATGACACCATATTAATATGTCAGATACAAAGACATCAAAGACTAAAAACGCACCTTATTACAAGCGAACTTTTCAGTAGGCAAAGTCGTCGTAGAAATGCTGGGCAATCCGTCCGCCCAGCGGCTGGTGGTTCCGGCTCACTCCCGACCCGGAGACGGCTCCTCCGCTGGAAGGTCCGCCGGCTGCTCCTCCGGCAGCAGCGTATTCGAGTCGATGTGGACGCGCGGTTTGCGCCGGGACAATAGCCCGCCTGCGTATATCTGTCGACGAGAAATAGGAATCACTATGATAGCTCGCTGGTTGCGATGCGGATGCAGGTGCGGATGCTGAAGCGGATGTTGGTGATTGATACGCTGGCTGATAGGCGAATGGATTATAGGCGTTGGCATATTGCCGCtgcgattgctgctgctgctggtatGGAAGCTGATGCGAatggggatgcggatgctgGGGCGAGAGCGGTTTCAGCGTGGGATCGAGCGCATCGTTCAATGTCACATCATAGTCGTTCTCGTAGAGCTCGTCGAGATTGAGTTTCGGTCGCTGCGGTTCCACACGCTTGGGCGTGGCGGGCAGCGCGCTGCGAGGCGGAAGAGTCGTTCTGGGTGGACTGGGCGATGGAGGAGCCTCCGCCTCGTCATCTTCATCGCTATCGGGACTTCCTCGCAACAGAGGAGCCCCATGCTCGAGCAGACGCACTCCCGAAATGGTGGAACCCATGTCAATGGGCGTGCTATCGGTGGTTGGCAGTGGTTTtagggccacgcccaccggtTGAAGACCTCGGGGCAGATATGGACTGCCGCCCCTGGAGGGCAGGAAAGGTCTCTTGACCACACGTACCGATGAAGGTCGCTGGGAGAAACCAGCGCCAGCGTTTCGGCCGCTCAATGAATTGGCCCGCGATCTGGGTGCTGGTGCTTCCTCCTCGACGGGCTCCACTGGATGGTCGagctcctcctcatcctccacGATTGGCTTGCGAGGACGTGGTGGCACTGTTGGCTTCCGGGTAGTTGCTTTGGTCCTCAGTCTCTGGTTTCTCAAAGGAGCCGCTGTCGAAACGGGCGCTGGACTCTCCTCGTACTCCTCATCCTCAAAGTCGACATCTGCCGCTGGGGCACGAGACCTGGGAGCCAAGGGACGCTTGCGCTTCCTCAGAGGTTCTGGCTCCGCCGGCTCGTCGTACTCCTCATCGGCAGGCTTCTTATCTGTTACTGGTTTCCGCAACGTGGTCCTGGTGGGCTTTTGCTCTGCGCGAGATGCTGGCGTACGTCTTCGAGGAGTGTTTCGAACTGGAGGTTGTTCGTAGTCCTCCTCCACCTTCTCCTCAGGGtagtcctcctcctcctcctgggcGCTGTTGGATGGTGCCTGTGTGGTGGCCGTGATCTTTTGCACTGGATAGGAGAACTTCTTCTTTTCATTAATGGGAACAGGGCGAGCAATCCGCGGTGGAGCTCGAGGACGAGCATAAACGGAAGCGGCTGCCGCCTTTGGAGTGATGAATTCCGTTAATGGCTTTGGTGTAGTCTTCACTTTTTGGGGCGTTTGCTCTTCGGCGGCCTCTTCCTGATCCGCACCGTTGTAGGGTTTTTCATATTCATCCAGGTCATCCAAAGCGGCTGATGGAGTTGTCCTTTCCTTTTCAATACGCCTCCTTCCCAACGGACGATCTTCGTTGAAGCTGCGTCGTTCCTCCACGCGACCTGGTTTCCTCGACGATATCTTGCGCCCTGCCGTTCCTGCAGTTGGTTTGCCTCTTGGTCTCTTACTCGGCCGCTCGTCATAGTCCTCCTCCAGGGCCTCCTCCTCATCGCGGTAGCGATTCCTATTGCGCCTGATGGGTTTCTTGGGCTCCGTCCGCTTGTCCTCGTACTCATCGTCGTACTCCGGCTCCACTTGGGGCTTTCTTTGGCGTGGTCTTGGCTTGGGCCGACGTACGGGTCGCTCCTCGTAGTAATCATCCTCgtactgatcctgatcctcaTAGTAGTAGTCATCGATGGGTCTGCGATTGTAGGGTCGTCTCAGCGGTCGCTGTGGTCTCTGTGGGCGACGACGAGGTGCAGGAGGTTGAGTGGGTGGCGCTGGTGTGGTTGTGGTACTCGTCgacgtggtggtggtggccatATAGAGCTCATCGTTCCTGCAGAAAGATGGGAATAGGTAgtattaaatattactaaaCATTCAAGTAGAGGTTCAAATTATTCACATAAGCTTGTACAGAAGCTAATAATCGTGGCTATTAAGAGATGGCCATTTAAGATTACTgaattaatgcaataatttaacatatatttaattatccACGATTTGTCATAATTAAGATATGATATTTAGATATCCAAAGCTGCTAACGTGTCGCCCGCTTTGACTCGTTAGGGAGTTTCCCCCGGAGGAAGTCTCACCTGTTCCAGTATTTCTGGGATCCCTCGCAGTCCACATCGGATGCAAAGTGGCAGATGAAGGTGCGCTGGTCGAAGGCCGTGAAGTTGGCGCACAGAAAGTCGTGTCTTATGCCATAGACGCAGTGGTGGTAGATCTGCAACGAGTCCAACTCTGGTTAATCACATTTGGCCATAACTAATCCGCCCTGTTAGCCATCGTTTagcgcttcttcttcttgcccGCTTTTGAGGTCAAGATCGAGGTGCAAACAAGTTTCAGTTTTCGGCGTCACGTCGCCAGTTGAAAAAGAGAAATTGCTGGCCAGGCGCAGAGGGATTGGCTTGGATTGGGTTCGGTTGGGTTGCGCTTGGTTTGTCTAGGCATGATGACCAATTATGTTACGTCGTTGCTGCCCAGACAAGGTCACGCCGGCTCGCTCACCTGACACTTGTACTCGATGGAGGCATAGAAGCCGTCGTGCAGCCCCTCGCACTTGAAGTGAATCTCGTCCATGGGCGGCACGGTGGACAGGAATGGATAGGTCGACAGGTTGTAGCTGTGCAAGAGGATAGGAAGGATACTCTAAGTACGTTGATGGTTGATTTGTACAAAGAAAATACTTAAGGTAAGACAATCGCGCAGGAATAAATGACTTTGAAGCTGCAGACTTTCCAATGAAAAAAGTTATTCCGTTTTTTATTGCTTAAAAGAAGTTAACACCAAAAACATGTTTGCCTTTATGGGCTGccataataattaatatgcCGAAAAAGGGTCGAAGACGCCCATCATTAACTTGGATGATCGTAAAAGTCAGGTAGAGTGGTAAGTACTTAACACCTAATAACTATTTTTACCTGTTCACCCTTATTTTTACATTATTCCTGAAGGACTTGGAAACCTTTCTTACCCTCTCAGTTCCCTGGGCAGATTCGGATCCCAGATGTAATCGATCTGCGGGATGCCAGTCAGCTTAGAGTTTTTCGACAGAGTGCCATTGTCCGACTGCAAAAATGCGTTAAAAGTCAGTGGCTGAGGCAATCCCTTCCAGAAGCCATCGTCTCACCTTGCTACTGTCGCCACCATCTCCGGTGGGCActggctgctcctcctccacttcctcctcctcgacgGCTGTCGCTTCCGTCGtcgtgctggtggtgctgctcgTGGAGGCGGGTGTCTTGGCAATGGACACCTTCTTGAAGGGCAGGGCGGCATCTGTGGAGGCCAGCAggctcagcagcagcactgcATCGAAAGGGaagcgaaatttaaattaattaaaacttcaCAGTTGCCCCCAATTATGTTACATAACACATCAAGGATTGGTGTTATGTCATGGTCCGGTTCGAACAGCAAGATGAAGTGGTTTTTTTGAATCGAGTGAAGTGTCCTTCGATTCGATCCGATTCAATTTAGCTCACCTGTTGCTGTCATTAACAGCCAGCCTTTGGCTTTTTCCATCTTGAAGACTTCAGTTCTCTGCTGGTTTGGTaactgaaatgaaaaaagtacaacatattatgtatatttctGAGTTTCGGACACACCCACGCACCTTTGCGGAAGATTAATGTTCTCCCGAAGTCGTTGAACGAAGTCGTTCTAAAGCtaacagaaaacaaaagaaatccAATTGAGTTGTAAGCTCGAGGGTTCTGGATTGAATATTATCTTGAATATCATCTTGGCATTCGAATCACGTGCCATGATTAACGCTACTTTCCGTGCTTGTTATTCAAGTTGGGAAGGGTTAGATTCTATATTAAGCAGGGAACCATCACCTCATGCAGAAATGCATTCTATGGTTGTAGAAAGTGTTCCTGGCTGAACTTTTGTATTTGGTTGGCTTTTCGATTTTCTTCTCCGACAGTTTTGGCCAAAGAAAAGTAGTGAAATTTCACGCGAAGAAAGAATATCAAACGCTGTTAAAGAAGTTCTTAATAATGTGGTTTCGGATGGACTTTAATGTATGCCAACAAATATCAGATGAGATAAAGTTGCATGTATTTTATGAATCCCAATTTAACTGAAGCGTTTAAACATACAGTAACTGATAATCACCCTATGCAACATAGGTTCCTAAGTAAAAGGTATTGCAAAACCGTCTAAGTGCGGCTTCTTTTCTCCACAAATCGATCAATTAACTAATGTCATCAGTGCGAATTTCGCGCACACACTAATTGTGCACACATTGATCAGCTTCACTTTCCGATTTCCGTCTCGGGTGTCGAATGTCGTTGCATAATTAGGTTTGGACGCCTTCAATGTCACTTCGCTGGGCTTTGGCTTACGTAAGGAGAGCGATTGGTTGGTGGGGCGAAATTGGAAGGGTGGTGGTCAGCGCactggcaaataaataagtaaatacctCGACCACATAATAAACACAAAGCATAACTATACCAAATTGAAAAGCGAGCGAGGGGAAAAAATACTTTCATTTCCAATGCGTTTTTTCTCcgacaaattaaatgcaaaacgTAGACTTGGGGAAAAGATCATTGGAGCATTGTAATTTGGCAGttgaatgcaatttgtttcgcccaaaaagcatttttattgtgCATTGTTCGGCGGAATCTCCTTGGACTCGCACACggggcgtatacttgatgGGCATTACGGATGGGCGAGGAagctcctccttctcctccttcaCTGCCTTTCTGCTTGTGCATGGCACAATTTTGGTGCTCAATTTTAGTGGCCATAAGCTCAAAGATTCGCCGATCACACCCTGTTTTGGTGCTGTTGTTTAACCAAAAAGTGTGTCGTGCATTTTAAGTGGAGATTTGATTGGATTTGATGTCTTACGGCCTGGCTTATTGACTGTTTGCCA from Drosophila yakuba strain Tai18E2 chromosome 3L, Prin_Dyak_Tai18E2_2.1, whole genome shotgun sequence carries:
- the LOC6533408 gene encoding helicase POLQ-like, which encodes MANKQKLCNKRNLDLSVESTSESHAKRQCTENLFWPEGDDNDSFFSNAQLADLLDGRNEELFGTQPTTSSCKITQSGSDDGLGLFADTSFPSTQKVPSNSVSKPNETSVPPTDNHQINLADEDNADEVFKKINLNDLSIAEMEDIFHGAEDFSEPMVQNTQLFLDAMTFKRPKTPEKLLPPVKDDSMSFISKSVLEGIVQGTQYVTSEELKNQSILDPVNWETQAFADFEKNNQIVDKFPSKGEFYGLPDKVKKMILEHKGINSLYEWQDECLNLPAIRQRKNLIYALPTSGGKTLVAEILMLRELLCRERNVLFILPYVSIVQEKVSAMSPFAIDLDFIVEEYTAGKGKCPPQPRRKRRSLFIASIEKGAVLMDSLIDVQRPHEIGLVVVDELHLIGERGRGATLEAFLTKVMFLNANIQIVGMSATIGNLSEISSFLNADVYTRGFRPVELKEYIKCGPDLMEINSSGQTLEEIFVPSRSVDYNYSEAVKRADPDHLAGLISECAPEHCCLVFCPSRKNCENVALLLSRIVPKQKFFEHRRSEKLDLMDALDKMCGILSPVLAKTLPYGIAYHHSGLTTDERKYIETAYRFGVVTVICCTSTLAAGVNLPAKRVIIRAPYVGQEFMTLCKYKQMVGRAGRAGLGEAGESILIAQSKDNLLVGQMLFSPMDKALSSLDQQEAVGLQSLILSVVGLNLAECRRDLNRLVNSTLLSVQAKSLDVAVDEIVLRILREMFKNKVLQLTEPPAKSKINSSDIITSQDVSQTNRPAGERRLLIGQSTPFKLTNIGRAAFKAGIDYKRANAIHKELKQAQQQLILTHYMHLLYLVVCFNSNERGDELFPADASILFGVYTSLPLDSQALFQQLGFTEAHAARLFKTQSVQGPLSLQLNRLYKVLILADILNLLPLPSVASKYNVERGTLQHLISQSTAAASAIVRLCEELEEFWCYKPLFERILNKMDRCGTFELEPLMELPAVKINRARQLYAAGFQTIEDIARVKPTHLVQSLEHMPLRVATEIVSAAKIILMKKLDHLEEETENLKHCLQTSDQN
- the LOC6533409 gene encoding proteoglycan 4, whose translation is MEKAKGWLLMTATVLLLSLLASTDAALPFKKVSIAKTPASTSSTTSTTTEATAVEEEEVEEEQPVPTGDGGDSSKSDNGTLSKNSKLTGIPQIDYIWDPNLPRELRGYNLSTYPFLSTVPPMDEIHFKCEGLHDGFYASIEYKCQIYHHCVYGIRHDFLCANFTAFDQRTFICHFASDVDCEGSQKYWNRNDELYMATTTTSTSTTTTPAPPTQPPAPRRRPQRPQRPLRRPYNRRPIDDYYYEDQDQYEDDYYEERPVRRPKPRPRQRKPQVEPEYDDEYEDKRTEPKKPIRRNRNRYRDEEEALEEDYDERPSKRPRGKPTAGTAGRKISSRKPGRVEERRSFNEDRPLGRRRIEKERTTPSAALDDLDEYEKPYNGADQEEAAEEQTPQKVKTTPKPLTEFITPKAAAASVYARPRAPPRIARPVPINEKKKFSYPVQKITATTQAPSNSAQEEEEDYPEEKVEEDYEQPPVRNTPRRRTPASRAEQKPTRTTLRKPVTDKKPADEEYDEPAEPEPLRKRKRPLAPRSRAPAADVDFEDEEYEESPAPVSTAAPLRNQRLRTKATTRKPTVPPRPRKPIVEDEEELDHPVEPVEEEAPAPRSRANSLSGRNAGAGFSQRPSSVRVVKRPFLPSRGGSPYLPRGLQPVGVALKPLPTTDSTPIDMGSTISGVRLLEHGAPLLRGSPDSDEDDEAEAPPSPSPPRTTLPPRSALPATPKRVEPQRPKLNLDELYENDYDVTLNDALDPTLKPLSPQHPHPHSHQLPYQQQQQSQRQYANAYNPFAYQPAYQSPTSASASAPASASQPASYHSDSYFSSTDIRRRAIVPAQTARPHRLEYAAAGGAAGGPSSGGAVSGSGVSRNHQPLGGRIAQHFYDDFAY